The proteins below are encoded in one region of Sminthopsis crassicaudata isolate SCR6 chromosome 1, ASM4859323v1, whole genome shotgun sequence:
- the SSUH2 gene encoding protein SSUH2 homolog isoform X3 encodes MDLSYEAESPLAPPVELLEQLAHYDWPFQDGGQSQSSLPATSFRKLSDQRGRPIFLQHSIPIMTEEMARNALLSFVNSRCCYGNRAAGELVIQDLRQQMLYRYRLETFSESRLSEWTFQPYTNHSVDGPTKGASPKPWDIKVHIPPMFQEETKKFQVPHSSLVKDCHKCQGRGRYKCSGCHGAGTMRCASCSGAKRKAKQSRRCQVCSGSGRKRCSTCSGRGNKTCAICKGEKKLLHFIQLVITWKNSLFEFVTEHHMNFPEELLGKVRGENIFKDENVMVYPIIDFPKQEISLASQRGIAEHSNALAGRSRVLQQMRKIRA; translated from the exons ATGGATCTCAGCTATGAGGCTGAGAGCCCCCTGGCTCCTCCTGTTGAACTTCTAGAACAACTGGCTCATTATGACTGGCCTTTTCAAGATGGGG GTCAATCACAAAGCTCTCTACCTGCAACATCCTTCAGGAAACTCAGTGATCAGAGGGGCCGGCCAATATTTCTGCAACATAG CATTCCCATCATGACAGAGGAGATGGCCCGGAATGCCCTTCTGAGCTTTGTGAATTCCAGGTGTTGCTATGGAAACCGAGCAGCTGGGGAGCTGGTCATTCAGGATCTGAGACAGCAGATGCTATACAGA tatcgACTGGAGACCTTTAGTGAATCCAGGTTAAGTGAATGGACATTTCAACCTTATACTA atcatTCAGTAGATGGTCCGACAAAAGGAGCATCTCCCAAGCCGTGGGACATCAAAGTGCACATCCCTCCCATGTTTCAAGAGGAGACTAAGAAGTTTCAAGTACCACACTCCTCCTTAGTCAAG GATTGCCACAAATGCCAAGGACGAGGACGGTACAAGTGCAGTGGGTGCCATGGGGCTGGCACG ATGCGATGTGCATCCTGCAGTGGGGCCAAACGCAAGGCTAAGCAGTCTCGGAGATGTCAGGTGTGCTCTGGTTCTGGGAGGAAGAG GTGCAGCACCTGTTCAGGTAGGGGGAACAAGACCTGCGCAATAtgtaagggagagaaaaaattattgCATTTCATCCAGCTGGTCATCACCTG GAAAAACAGCCTGTTTGAGTTTGTCACTGAGCACCACATGAACTTTCCAGAGGAACTGTTGGGTAAAGTCagaggagaaaatatatttaaagatgaaaatgtaaTG gtATATCCTATCATTGACTTCCCCAAACAGGAGATATCTTTAGCATCCCAGAGAGGCATTGCTGAACACAGTAATGCTTTGGCTGGGAGGTCTCGGGTTCTCCAACAG